A stretch of Acropora muricata isolate sample 2 chromosome 7, ASM3666990v1, whole genome shotgun sequence DNA encodes these proteins:
- the LOC136922253 gene encoding tigger transposable element-derived protein 6-like produces MMASDCSSRSKEVCQICRQETSYRCLQCAKPVCNRSKSCSVAASEEEPGWKPWHAVSICIPCTNLKLKPCVDERSAIPKGSNTTKAKAKQACPATSQKKRKCLDISEKVKVLEFAKKNPNLGSRKLADHFGIGKTQIQAILKNKEAIMDAYASNETPNHAKRKRSSKYSDVNQAVWDWYIMCKNSNIPVSGSMLQEEATLIAEKLQTIDFVASNGWLEKFKQKYSICNKMVAGEAGDVSKETMESWNERAREITTGWNAHDVWNMDETGCFWRGLPEKTLEAKGRRCTGGKKAKQRLTWAFFVNAEGEKEDPVVIGTSVSPRCFKNLQSPSRPYNCSYFANSKAWMNTEIMTTILSKLNRQLKRNDRHILLFMDNAPCHPQTLSGEFSNITVQFLPKNTTSKSQPLDAGIIANWKVLYRKRMLRYVCSQVDGEKNASEIVKSINVLMAIEWGRQAWNDVRQSTITKCFQKTGLYPRDEPIEDDPFEGEELANLKTIMDRIHAECSVEEYVSYDDDTAICAGLIDPSNPNWRSEVRNELLDDDPDVQFVSEDTSIDDDFDKELEEPSIKSLAEALHLTDQLRHFAQFNGYQDLALAVGKASDVISSLQLLAPKRQTALTDYFK; encoded by the coding sequence ATGATGGCTAGTGATTGTAGCTCTCGTTCTAAAGAGGTTTGTCAAATTTGCCGCCAGGAAACAAGTTATAGATGTTTGCAATGTGCCAAGCCAGTTTGCAACAGATCAAAAAGTTGTTCCGTTGCCGCCTCTGAGGAAGAACCTGGATGGAAGCCATGGCATGCTGTGTCGATATGCATTCCGTGTACAAATTTAAAGCTTAAACCTTGCGTCGACGAACGGTCAGCTATACCGAAGGGAAGCAATACTACAAAGGCAAAGGCGAAACAAGCATGCCCTGCAACGTCCCAAAAGAAGCGTAAATGTCTTGATATTTCGGAGAAAGTTAAAGTCCTCgaatttgcaaagaaaaaccctAACCTTGGATCAAGGAAATtagctgaccattttggaataggCAAGACGCAGATTCAAGCCATACTGAAAAACAAGGAGGCGATCATGGACGCCTATGCCAGCAATGAAACTCCAAATCACGCAAAAAGAAAACGCTCATCCAAGTACTCAGATGTGAATCAGGCTGTGTGGGACTGGTATATAATGTGCAAAAACTCTAACATCCCGGTTTCTGGTTCTATGCTCCAAGAAGAGGCGACGTTAATCGCAGAAAAATTACAGACTATCGATTTTGTTGCTTCCAATGGCTGGCTTGAAAAATTCAAGCAGAAGTACAGCATCTGCAACAAAATGGTCGCTGGGGAAGCAGGTGATGTAAGTAAGGAGACGATGGAAAGCTGGAACGAACGTGCAAGGGAAATTACAACTGGGTGGAACGCTCACGATGTTTGGAACATGGATGAGACGGGTTGCTTTTGGCGTGGTCTTCCTGAAAAAACCCTAGAAGCCAAGGGAAGACGGTGCACTGGGGGGAAAAAAGCGAAGCAACGACTAACATGGGCATTTTTTGTAAATGCGGAAGGGGAGAAGGAAGATCCTGTTGTTATTGGCACGTCCGTCAGTCCTAGATGCTTTAAAAACTTGCAGTCGCCAAGCCGGCCATACAACTGCTCCTATTTCGCCAATAGTAAAGCGTGGATGAATACAGAGATCATGACAACAATTCTGTCGAAGTTAAATCGCCAGTTGAAGCGCAACGATAGGCATATCCTTCTGTTTATGGATAATGCTCCCTGTCATCCGCAAACTCTGTCTGGAGAGTTTTCAAACATCACCGTTCAGTTCTTGCCAAAAAACACCACTTCCAAATCACAGCCACTAGATGCCGGTATAATCGCTAATTGGAAAGTCCTTTACAGAAAGCGAATGCTGCGGTACGTTTGCTCTCAAGTTGATGGTGAGAAAAATGCGTCCGAAATCGTCAAATCCATCAACGTTCTTATGGCCATTGAGTGGGGGAGACAAGCCTGGAACGATGTTCGCCAAAGCACTATCACGAAGTGCTTTCAGAAGACTGGCTTGTATCCACGTGATGAACCAATCGAGGACGACCCCTTTGAAGGAGAGGAACTTGCCAACCTGAAAACTATAATGGATAGGATACATGCTGAATGCTCTGTGGAGGAGTATGTTTCCTATGATGATGATACCGCAATCTGCGCCGGCTTGATCGATCCATCTAACCCAAACTGGAGGTCAGAGGTCAGAAATGAGTTGCTTGATGATGATCCGGACGTTCAATTCGTTTCAGAAGACACCTCAATTGACGACGACTTCGACAAGGAATTAGAAGAGCCATCAATCAAGAGCCTTGCAGAAGCGTTACACCTAACTGATCAACTCCGGCACTTTGCCCAGTTTAATGGGTACCAAGACCTCGCCCTAGCTGTAGGAAAGGCAAGTGACGTGATCTCGTCATTACAACTCCTCGCCCCAAAACGGCAAACAGCATTGACGgattattttaaataa
- the LOC136922255 gene encoding phenazine biosynthesis-like domain-containing protein gives MHMMADEGVGSVPIFVVDAFTNKAFSGNPAAVCLLGSKQQSDEVLQNIAKEMNLSETAFILEKSEKENYRTGSCFGLRWFTPTCEVPLCGHATLASAAILFNFAGNSNTQLTFETLSGNLLARKEGGLICLDLPLNNSCPVADEDQAKLAHLIKAVVGDLAVEDVEYSKTTKKLLLCLKPSVTREDLENLTPDLQAMMSAKSSRDVRGVIVTLQGTVSNGCLDANGTAYDFYSRYFAPWVGIPEDPVTGSAHTVLASFWSSRLNKKDLFARQCSSRGGELRIHVRQDNRVDIAGQTVIVLQGSLRL, from the exons atgcaCATGATGGCGGACGAAGGTGTGGGGAGCGTTCCTATTTTTGTTGTGGATGCATTTACAAACAAGGCTTTCAGTGGAAACCCAGCAGCTGTCTGTCTTTTAGGATCAAAG CAACAAAGTGATGAGGTCTTGCAAAATATTGCTAAAGAAATGAACCTGTCAGAAACTGCCTTTATCTTGGAAAAAAGTGAGAAAGAAAACTACAGAACAG GATCCTGCTTTGGTCTTCGCTGGTTTACTCCTACGTGTGAAGTCCCTCTGTGTGGACATGCTACACTTGCATCTGCAgcaattttgttcaattttgcaG GCAACTCCAACACACAACTGACATTTGAAACTTTAAGTGGAAATCTATTGGCACGGAAAGAGG GAGGATTGATATGCCTAGATCTTCCCTTGAATAACTCTTGTCCTGTCGCTGAT GAGGACCAAGCAAAGCTAGCACACTTAATAAAAGCAG TTGTTGGAGACCTTGCAGTGGAAGATGTTGAGTACTCAAAGACTACAAAAAAACTTCTACTGTGCTTAAAACCCAGTGTGACAAG AGAGGACCTCGAAAATCTCACTCCAGATTTGCAGGCAATGATGTCTGCCAAGTCATCAAGAGATGTTCGTGGTGTGATTGTCACTCTACAAGGCACAGTATCAAATGGATGTTTGGATGCAAACGGGACCGCTTATGACTTTTATTCACGATATTTTGCCCCATGGGTTGGGATACCTGAAGACCCAGTCACAG GTTCAGCTCACACAGTCCTTGCAAGTTTCTGGTCGTCGAGGCTCAACAAGAAAGATTTGTTTG cgCGGCAGTGTTCATCGCGTGGTGGAGAGCTCAGAATTCATGTGAGACAAGACAACAGAGTCGATATTGCTGGGCAAACAGTGATAGTTTTGCAAGGATCTTTGCGCCTGTGA